The Elgaria multicarinata webbii isolate HBS135686 ecotype San Diego chromosome 11, rElgMul1.1.pri, whole genome shotgun sequence genome segment cagtgggtgggtgggtgctgttgcaccatgtcctgcttgtgggtcactgattgacagctggttggccaaacAGAGTGTTTGACTAAATGGACTGTCTACCTGGATTAATTATCCCTACCTGGACTTTGCTCAGTTCCACACGCTGGATTCTAGGAGAGGTCTCTTTCAACCTTCCTGTAGGTCCATGAAAGTCTGGGCTTCAGGTCTCTCCTTGGGATAGGTAGCaaaacattccttttttaaaaaaaaccaaaaaccttccTTTTCTCTAAAAGTTTGGACCATACTGCTGTCATGTcaaaagcttcaaacacttcatttaagTAGTTTGGACTGGTGGAATTTTAAGTGGAACTAAAGTAACATTTCAAATTGCTGCTGGAACTACTAACTTTGTTATGGGACTACTAACATTTAGCATGCTAACATTGTTTTTTCATAGATCTTAGCAACAGTAAACTGTAGTGCATTTTGCATagtgtattttctttctattcATTGCATGTTTCACAATTGACtcctttgcatttattttttctttataaaccattcatatcttaagattTCTTGTGTGCCATGTTTCATTGGCTTAACGAATTAAAAGGATATTCAttgttttcctgcttatgttttaaaatctgttttcaaCAAGCCTAGTAACTTCAAGAGTTGGGGAAAATCTTCACTCTCTTTGCAAAGAAACACTGAATAAAGTACTCCTAGAGATAAATTatactgaccccaaccacataacagtattctcccttctgaagaggtctggactaACAAACTGGCAGACCATAACAATTTtcatgtgcccatttgctttatgaggatCTCCCTGGCTGGGCCTCATAGGAATCTATATGGATATATGGAGCAGGCATACACAGCCTCTTAGAATGTTGAGAATAGCAAATCTAAAATCAAGTACGTTACTTTTCAAACACCAaggaatcattaaaaaaaatctgctggttTAAAGGGCCAGAAGATTGCATGATAAAAAGTGTCATCTGGAACCACTCTATGGCCATAgttacacctaaggtttatcccaggatcatccctggttcgtccctgcctgagcgctggatgccctgtgtggcacttagatgaacagatttgaccccaggacaatcctgggataaaccttaggtctagctacggcctatatgTAATCCTGAttcatttcccttttctatagtgTCTCTTAACTGAATTGTCTTCCTCTTTTTTACTCGCTTAGGTGCTGCTACCTCGGATGCAGGTAAGAAGCTTTAATAAATTGGAAGCATTTCTTCATTGGGGGTGATGCAGAAGCAGAGCTTCTGAAATTTCAGAAACTATCCAGTCCCAACTCCTTACCTAAGACAGGATCCTCTTTAATGCACCACATGTCAATACCCTTGGATAGGATAAATGCATTTTAAGTGGATTCTAGCATATTACAACTCAAGAGCTAtgcataagaaaaaagaaagaaaaaggtgtcCCATTCTAAATGGGGCTGCATGGTTCCAGAAAAAGTTTTCCAAGTGCCTTTAGCAAGTAATTTAAGCCATGTGCTGTAAGGCAAAGTGACATCCTCCCCATTCACACTCTCTGGTTGGATGGATGCCTCATTTTAAGTGAGGAGAAATTCTTCCTAGCTCCAAAGTTGCCCATGGCTCAAGCAAAACCAACCCAACATGCCTCTCCAATAGAGCAATATCAACCAGTCATCTCAGCACCAGCCTGGTCTCCTCTGATCCacagaaatgagaaagccaaggTTTTAGAAGACCTTGCTTCCAGAACTGCGGACAAGAGTTTGCAGGGAGATAATATTGTTAGGGCTAAGAGCCAAGAATTCTGTCACCAACTTCTGTCACCAACTActtattccaaaataaaatacatttttttcacaAATTTAAAATCCAGCTTAGTTTTCCGAATTAAACACGACATTTCAAATGTAGCAATTTCTAGCTTTGCCACCTTAACATTTACTTAGCAATaagcaaaaaaaaatgcattatgcTTGTAAGCCTATATACTTCCCTGGGCGTAAATTCTGTTAAACTCAATGAAGCTGACCTCTAAGTAgacagtataggattgcagaactGAGCTGTAACCCTAAGTATACGTAGTGCCTTTTAGCATGCAGGTGAGGTGCTCCATTTGGTAGGTAAGACTGCTCCAAGTATCTGAGCATTATTTATGCCATCCCAGCCTTACAAGAATTAGAATCCACTACAATCCCAGAGATTGGCTAAAGTAGTGATGGGGAAGTCCCGCCCCTTACATCCCTTCATCCCAGGCTCTGAAAGTGCCTTCAGATCAAAGGTTTAAATGGaacctaggcctcagctagatctactggtctagcgggatggaggggtgaagatctcaagaTATTTTTactgcaagatctccccctctgttcacacacagcgcacaatgacctcagagggagaggagtcacacccgccattttggtttttttcttaaaggggaaaatgtgcaccaaaaggtaagggttttttttaaaaaaaaaaaaatccctgctccctccatcccacccccaatgggtgcagtgctcctgagagctctgcaccccgtgtgcaggtcccagctcctcacgaggaactgcaaggaaccgggacaaaccgcaacgcccggTCACatattccatggtctcgggctcagcccagtaccatggaaaaaccaggctcaaagggtagggtgagatccaggtacaaggaagggatcatccctccctgatcccgggatcccctgtgtgtcatgtgaacgtacagggacgatcccggggatcgccccgggattttgccctgtcaagctaaggccctagtcataCGGGAGAAGAGCTTGTGTATGTGGCCACTTTAGCCCAACGTACAAGTTGATCGATGCCTGTATAGGGCTATGAGACAGAAGCAAAGCACACGTTGCTTTACATCTATATCTAGCAGCTATTTCTATTTCTTTCTAGTTTTCCTCTTGAATAGGACAAGAGAGGCTGATCCAGATAGAAACAATAGTGGAGAGAAGGGTTAAAGACCCCTCTATCTCTATCTTAGGTTCTCAATCTGGATCAGACCCCTTGACCCTAATATAGAGTAGAAATGGGGAGTGTGTGGTGTAGTTGCTTGATACTGATGTAAAGCAATGTCTAATTTGGCCTTAAATTATTGCTAGAAGAGTAATTCAGGAAAGCTAGTAATGATCCCAAGGAACCACCCCCCTCGCAGAGGCCATTTTTGACACTTTCCCTCCTGCAGCTAAGCAGGCACCATTGCTGCATACTGAAATCTTCATacattgtgattttaattttcttgtgaaacactcagagagcttcagctattgggcagtatagagaggcaataaataaataaataaaatgtgatgttTTTACCTGAAATCTGGGTAGGCTTCTTCTGTTGAGAAATAATAAAGCAATATACCAGACTGAATATTCCCAGGAGGCTAGGTAATTGGAAATGTTGTTCTAAAACACGCACAAATATTTGTAAGAAAATTTACATTGAgacattttgttttgtattgtagcACTTCCATTTTGTGAGTATTGCAACTCAAAATGATAAATCCTctcatttcttttccttcttccccaGTTTGTGGGCAGCGAAAAGTAATCTCTTCACGAATTGTTGGGGGCCATCTAGCCTCGAATGGTTCATGGCCTTGGCAAGTCAGCATTTTTCGAGGTGGAAGTCATATTTGTGGGGGTTCCCTCATAGCTGAGCAGTGGGTTATGTCATCAGCTCACTGCTATTTTGGGTAAGTATTTGGTATGTGTTGTTGTGAAGGCAGTATAAAGCTTCACCCCAGAGGCATCTGCAAAACTTTTCATATCTAACACTCaaaacttttctacatgaagcatttatcgtGCGCTCATGTTAGTTCACTCACGgaagttcacgggtccttttcatgacgtcatcAACCTCCCCTGCCTCTCTTGCCTTTTTTGTaagctcattccacagtgttATAAATTGACAAAAAagcaataatgaataaaatgcTCCAAAAACCACCATGACAGACTGTGTACTTCAAGAATCCCTTGATATTTCAGAAATTctccagtgccatctagtggctgcatcATTGAAACATATGGAATGTGCCCACAAACGGGGCGGGGAGCGGGAGAGTATGAGGGGAGTATGTGCATTGTCCCAATTGTGAACCCAGAAAGAAGAAGCCCAGGTAAGGCAGCAGGATTTTCCCTTGATGCAGAGAAGCCCTCAATGTCttgagccttagctagacctaaggtttatcccagggtcaaccctgcctgcccccaggatcccctgtgtttcatttacatgaacagggatgaccccaggatgatcccgggataagccttaggtctagctaaggccttggtctcagTGAGGCAGGGTCAGGAAGAGCAATGAAGAGTTTTCAACAGAGAAGAAGCAGAAGGTTGGTAATCAGGCAGCTTGGATAAGGGAGTTGCAGGCCTGGAGGCAAGCTTGGCAATCAAGCCATGAAACACGCAGATAAGCAAGGACAACCAGAAATTAGTTCGCTGCTCAGTCAATGGGGTCAGGTAGTGCTAGAGcacctaagggctcatctacaccaagcaggacattccactatgaaagcggcattaaagcagtatataaaagccaggagccacactagtgctttatactggtattgaagtgcactgacaactgttggggcccattgacatatgccatatactacttggtgtagatgtgtcctgggccccaacacttgtctgcacttcagtaccactgtaaagcactagtgtagatcctgcagtgcacttcaatagcactataaagcagtagtgtggctcctgccttttatataccgctttcatactgctctcatagtagaacatcctgcttggtgtagatgagcgctaAGACTGTGCCGGATGGTAAATTACTCACTGAGAAGTCTTGGCCAGTGTCATCAGCTATATAGGACCAAGTGGAACCCTATTGGACTCCTGAGTTGGTAGCTGCAGCCATAGCACCATCTCACTATGGCCTGGAGGACACTGAAGTGCAACAACAGAAGAAGACAAGAAGTTCCATTTTCTGGTGGTAAGGAAGCATGAGGCATCTGGGCCCTGCTTCCAGTAGAGATGAcagaggaatccagtttgggAGAGGAGCTTGCAATTTTTGCCAACTCAGCATTCCTGGACACCAGCTCGaagatccctgagctggcttgaCTTGGCACATGCTGAATTGGGCAAGCCTGTGGTTTCCCACTTGTTTTCCCCCCTCTAATTGCTCAGAAGGAAGAGGAATCCCTAAAATTCTAAAACAGGATTGGGTATCAACCCTTGGATGGAGAGAAGAGTCACTATAGGTTAGATGCAAGAAATGATAAGTTCTCATTACATGCAGTGCAGAAAAAGTTCTGTTTCTTCAGTAAGGCATGGTGCGTCTTAGATAACCACAGGGAGAATTTAACagggagaattattattttttttaaaaaaaaaattacttacccgagtgcacgagcgttcgtacGCATCtggccccttaaaaaaaaaaattaaaatggcggacataacgggtctttcctttagcccgtcgcacCTCATagatgagggtgagatctcgcgatacttgcatcgtgggctctcccctcatcaggcacggattttaaggtaggtctagctaaggccttagtccttGATAGGGAAAAATCAGCTCTAACAATAGCAGTAAGtataagaatgaatgaatgaatgaatgataataataaattatttcttacccattttgatcgaggcggagaacaacagtaaatataaaatacataaaactgaattaaaatataatatacattgttaaaacatcctaaaaacattctaaaacatcttaaaataccTAATAATGATCCATTAAGAAAGATAAAGAATAGTTGGACAATGCCTTTTGATAGTTAGCACTAGGACCTCCTTGTCAGATGCACTGATGCAACACAATGGAGGAGGATGTGTTTAACCCTACATTCATAAGCTTCCTGATCCCAGTGCAttacactgtggcttattttttaaagatatttgGGATGCAATCTTATATTCTTGTTACACACTGGCTGGTGAGCTATAGGATTATAGTGTACTTAAAGCAAAACAACTTGATATTCGCTACCACTATGAAAGATATGCCACTGCCATGACAGAtaacggccatagctagaccaggcctatatcctgggattgtcccgggatcatccctgtacatccaaatggcatacaggggatcccgggagcaggcagggatgaacactctatttgcctgggataatccttaggtctagctaaggccatagttgcaGAATTCCCCCCAATACAACAACAaagatgtttatttttattcatttctgtTGTGTTTCACCCTACTTTCCCAGGTTGGGCACATATTGGATATGGCGACTGTTCTGCCATCCCTGCCACCCCTGCCACCCCACATTTAACTGAGTTATACGATTGTTCTGCCAAATCTCAAAATGGATCTCCCATGTAGCTTGGCCATCAGTAGAATGGAGTCTCAGGTTTGGCACGCCTTCCTGAAACCAAAGCTAAGCTTGTAAGCTCTTGTTGCATTTTACTTTTGTGTTCACAGATCACTCGTCACCTACCAATATGATGTGGTGCTAGGTATTACTCAGCTCAAGAAGCCCACAGATTCTGTGGTAGAATCCAAAGTGAAGCAGATTTTCTCGTACCCTGACTATGATGGCCAAAGTGGGGATATCGCTTTGCTTAAACTTATGTCCCCCGTGGAATTCACTGACTACATCTTCCCTGTCTGCCTGCCAGACTCTTCCGTACAGTTCCCTCCTGAAGCAGACTGCTGGGTCACCGGATGGGGAATGATTCGACCAGGAGGTGAGAAGTGTTCTTTGTGGTGCTCAATCAGTGTTTGCTGGCTTTCACAACATCACTGCCCATGATGCTTTACAGAGCAAGCAGTGGAAGAAACAACTTCCTTCCCCAAGGGTCTTACTATCCCAAAGTTGTAACAGGGAGAGAGAAGAACCATGGGGGAGAGAAATATAACACAAGAGATGGATCTGAGCAAATCCAGTTACACATAGCCAGATGCATTCAGTCAGTGCAGGAGCACCTTTTAGAGTTATCAAAggaccatagaatcatacaacagtagagttggaaggggcctataaggccatcgagtccaacgccctgctcaatgtaggaattcaccttaaagcatccctgacagatggttgtccagctgtctcttgaatgcctctagtgtgggagagcccacaacctccctaagtaactggttccattgttgtactgctctaacagtcaggaagtttttcctgatgtccagccagaatctggcttcctgtaatgtgagcccattattcctgtaacttgagcccacatTCCATTTCTTTCTCCTACAGTGCCGTTGCCACCCATAAATACCCTCCAGGAACTTAACGTATCACTGATAAACCGAACAGCCTGCAACAGTCTCTACAACAGTAATCTAAATATCTCATTGGGTGAAGAACCTATTAAACCTGATATGATCTGTGCTGGTTACCTGGAAGGTGGGAACGGCACATGCATGGTAGGATGCTCTCTAacctgcttttttgcagccattgACTCTGGTAGGACAGGTGCATCCCACAACATGACAGACCAGCTTCCAGCCTGGTTTAATTCTAGagtaaccagatgcaaaagaagacagggctcttgctCTTTtgagaggaatttcaacaggtcCAACTTGTTTGACTATTAAAGGAACAGCAGCCCTGTTTTCTTTTGTCTCTGGCAGCCCTATTTTATTCACAAGGACCTGTTAGTAGTGGGACACTCAGAATTCaatcctcctccctttcctgagAAAAGAACAAGCATTAAAATTAATGTTGTATGGAAAATTTCTTTTCAGCCACTGTCATTCAAGTTgaaaggttgggggtggggattgccTTTGAAAACATTTCCAAAGTAGAAAAATTAACTTTGGTCAAGCTGGGAGATGCTACTTCTCCATCCTTCAAGATTCTGCATACTTAAAAAGGGAAATAATCATAATCAGGAGTTAGATGGCCAGGAATTGTGGTGTGGGTGAGGGTGTTTGGGGGTGTATCCATTGTTTTGCTGTAtcagcagggggatggactagatcagtggtcctcaactggtccagatccaagacccacctcagactcccaacctgtaacatgggacccactttcacaatttcataattgttcaacatggcagcaacagctttgccgtgagACAAatttgggtcatgacccaccagttgaagaccactagacTAGATGACCATTGATGTCCCTCCCAAttctatgaccctgttcacacGACAGGTAAGCCATGGAGGCtaaatgttttgagctaaacattatggcttagcatgtcatgtgaactgtgatgttgtgtgttgtgtgaaccattcctaaccatggtggctacgtaaccacagtttaaacactctcactaaccattagctgcaaaagggttagtggcctaaccatggcttagtgtgttgtctgaacaggctttaTGGTTCTTTGGTGGTTCTATTGTTGTTGACATAGTATGACATTCACCCAAGAGAAtgatgtcttaggccttagctagacctaaggtttatcccgggatcatcccggggtcatcactgttcatgtaaatgacacacaggggatcccgggagcaggcagggacaatcctgggataaaccttaggtctagctaaggccttagtctcaatTATTTGATTATATAATCAGGTTAATCTGTATACATTTGTATATGAGATAAGACCATCAGTTTTAAAGACAAGCGCTTCCTCCCTTCGTTTTTAGCTGACAATGTATGAATCAGGCACCTTCATGGAAGAGGCATCCCCTCTTCACTTGCACACTGGAGAGGACGTCTCTTCTAAGGTGGAGCTCATTGACTACAATTTTTGTGGTTACTTGTATTTCGTTAAAATAAACATTATTTAGAACTTTTCCAGTAATCTTGAATGCCAGCCCATTGTAGACATGGGTGGTGGGAGGCTAAAGCCACCTTATGTGTATGTCACTGAGGTAAAATTGAAACATTATTCCAGCACTCCTACTTATTCTGCATATCAAATCTGATGGAGCAATGTTTTCCATATCAAACTTGATGGTGGTGTTATGGGCTAACTCCAATCATCTCTCTCCACAGGGTGATTCCGGAGGAGCTTTGGCTTGCAAACTGGAAGGAGGTTGGACCCAAGTTGGGATTGTGAGTTGGGGTAGAGGGTGTGCCTTGCGCAGCTACCCTGGCGTCTATGCTTCAGTGCCTTTCTATGCCAACTGGATCAATGAGACAATGGCTGCTAATGATGATGGGAAGAATGGTGGACTGCACCACACCTCCACAATGAAACTCCTCTTGCTCTCCTTTGCACTAGCCCTCCTGTGAGACATTCACCTCTCTGAATTCAGCCGGCCAGTGAACTGCATGGAATATCACTAATCAGAGGGCTGTTGGGATATGGTGATTCCAGAATTGCTATACACAATAGAGTAGAAATTCAAAAGACCTTATAACCATCTGCTATTGTGTCACTAAATTGGGTGCACCTGCATTtgaattactttaaaataataataatcatggtgTAAGTGCTATGACTTACTGCAAAAAAGTATTGGGAAACTTTgagaaaatgtggagagagagagatagttcCCTGATCTTTTGACTAACTAACTAGGCAAGATCATCCATCTGTTGATGGAAACTGGATTTTtttcatttccaaatttgcacagatgaaaatttgcacaaatttgcacatgtgcaaatccccccatattcccaaatttccccaaaatgtgtgttttcacactttagaccatgggggaaatgtgcatttttggccagattttattttgtatgtattttgtgtGTAATTCACACAATATTCCCGAATGTTAGGAAAAGGTGAACAAGGAAAAAGCTGGTACACTGCAGAATTTGTGGGTCAGATTCAACCATCAGGAAAAGGTCCAATCTCAAATGGATAACAAAGATTAACAACCAGCACCTTTGTTAAACAATAAAACATGATACAttaataaacatcatggcttcTTTCTTCTCATCCTTCACATTGATATCAGGTTTGAACTGATCAATTAACTTTGCCTCCTTCATCTTTTTCCTTCGGATGCTCTGCTCAATTGCTAGCACAGAGATCTTCACGAAGACTGCTCTGCCATAGGTTTTCCTTTGTATCGAGCGACCATGAAAAGCGCTCTGATGAACTTTACCCCCAAGAAAATATTGGGCACTTGTGTAAACTGGAATAATTTACATGTCTACTTGCATGTTCCCAAAATGTCAATCATGATGAAAATCTTATTAATTATGTCAGTGTCAGGATTATATGCTCCCTTTACTGATCAatataaaaaagttttttaaaaactctccaTCATTCAAACTCtccatatttaaaattattgttgtcgttgttgttgtatTATAATGAATTAAATCTTGTCTACACTTGTATAGGGTATTAAACGTGAGAAAAAAGGCAACCTACTTTTTTAGGCAATGACACATGAAACAGGCACACTcatgaaaaaggaatttcctcttttcttgcacacaagggtgaatgcctcttctaaggatGTAAGTTTTGGAGCAGAGTgtgccaaaacaaaacaccttgatATCTATGCTTCACTACCTGTCTATGCCAACTGGATTTGATGGATAACTGACTGCAAAATGCCCCTGTTGTGACATTCCTCTTGATATCTCTTGCCCTGGCCTTCATATGAGACATCCAattcaatgggcccattcagtggacaccctaaaccg includes the following:
- the LOC134405622 gene encoding serine protease 33-like — encoded protein: MRFVLSLLTVWLLQLTVVQGAATSDAVCGQRKVISSRIVGGHLASNGSWPWQVSIFRGGSHICGGSLIAEQWVMSSAHCYFGSLVTYQYDVVLGITQLKKPTDSVVESKVKQIFSYPDYDGQSGDIALLKLMSPVEFTDYIFPVCLPDSSVQFPPEADCWVTGWGMIRPGVPLPPINTLQELNVSLINRTACNSLYNSNLNISLGEEPIKPDMICAGYLEGGNGTCMGDSGGALACKLEGGWTQVGIVSWGRGCALRSYPGVYASVPFYANWINETMAANDDGKNGGLHHTSTMKLLLLSFALALL